In Microbacterium pumilum, the following proteins share a genomic window:
- a CDS encoding acetaldehyde dehydrogenase (acetylating), translating into MGKKAAVIGSGNIGTDLMFKIIRLSETLEFSVMVGIDPNSDGLARASRLGYEVTSDGVDGLIASPQFDDIEVIFDATSASAHKHNAAKLAPYGKRLVDLTPAAIGPYVVPAVNLDAHLDAANVNMVTCGGQATIPVVAAISAITPVLYGEIVASISSKSAGPGTRANIDEFTETTSRAIEEVGGAARGKAIIVLNPAEPPVIMRDTVLAIVGKLDVDAREGVAQSVRSYVDAVAKYVPGYRLKQVVQFSDEGSELDGLVPAQLRTDSYTKVSVYLEVEGAAMYLPAYAGNLDIMTSAALRVAERLVDSDTSRVEEKVA; encoded by the coding sequence ATGGGTAAGAAGGCAGCTGTCATCGGGTCGGGCAACATCGGCACCGACTTGATGTTCAAGATCATCCGACTAAGCGAGACCCTTGAGTTCTCAGTGATGGTTGGCATCGACCCGAACTCCGATGGCCTCGCACGCGCGTCTCGCCTGGGATACGAAGTCACATCCGACGGTGTAGACGGGCTCATCGCCTCGCCACAGTTTGACGACATCGAGGTAATCTTCGATGCGACCTCAGCATCTGCGCACAAGCACAATGCCGCGAAACTCGCGCCATACGGCAAGCGGCTCGTCGACCTGACACCTGCAGCGATTGGCCCGTACGTGGTTCCCGCCGTCAACCTGGACGCGCATCTCGACGCCGCGAACGTCAACATGGTGACCTGTGGAGGCCAAGCAACGATTCCGGTCGTCGCCGCCATCTCCGCGATCACCCCGGTCCTCTACGGCGAGATCGTCGCATCGATTTCCTCAAAGTCAGCCGGTCCGGGGACGCGCGCGAACATCGACGAGTTCACCGAAACGACATCGCGAGCCATCGAAGAGGTGGGTGGTGCCGCGCGCGGGAAGGCCATCATCGTGCTCAACCCGGCCGAACCGCCAGTGATCATGCGGGACACGGTCTTGGCAATCGTCGGCAAACTGGACGTCGACGCACGTGAGGGCGTCGCACAGTCCGTGCGATCGTACGTTGACGCTGTCGCAAAGTACGTCCCGGGCTACCGGCTCAAGCAGGTCGTCCAGTTCTCCGACGAAGGCAGCGAACTTGACGGGCTTGTGCCAGCACAGCTCAGAACAGACTCCTATACCAAGGTGAGCGTCTACCTCGAGGTCGAAGGAGCCGCAATGTACCTTCCTGCCTACGCAGGAAACCTCGACATCATGACGTCCGCCGCCCTGCGAGTCGCTGAGCGACTCGTGGATTCGGACACAAGCCGCGTA